A genome region from Methanobacterium bryantii includes the following:
- a CDS encoding response regulator, giving the protein MVNILIVEDESIVALDIQDKVEHLGYGVLAVVSSGEKAIEEVKKSQPDLVLMDIVLKGEIDGIETAERIREHFDIPIIYLTAHSDNQTLNRAKITGLLVI; this is encoded by the coding sequence ATGGTAAATATACTGATAGTTGAAGATGAAAGCATCGTGGCGCTGGATATACAGGATAAAGTAGAACATCTTGGTTATGGTGTGCTGGCTGTTGTATCTTCTGGAGAAAAAGCTATCGAAGAAGTTAAAAAGTCCCAGCCCGACTTAGTGTTGATGGATATTGTACTTAAGGGAGAAATTGACGGAATAGAGACTGCAGAGCGAATACGTGAACATTTTGACATTCCCATAATATATCTTACAGCACATTCTGACAATCAGACACTTAACAGGGCAAAAATAACGGGCCTTTTGGTTATTTAG
- the purD gene encoding phosphoribosylamine--glycine ligase yields MKILVVGTGAREHAICKAVEGNAELYSVMSNKNPGIARISKYQIGSENDIEAVKKFATQNKIDIAVIGPEAPLEKGIVDALQAEGISCVGPTMEAAKIETDKVFMRNLFENYKIPGSLTYRVFDNYEDISDFIDEFGEDIVVKPVGLTGGKGVKIVGEQLKDLEEAKNYAKEVVDTKMGGYASVVLEERAIGEEFTVQAFVDGKNIAPMPAAQDHPYAFEGDEGPITGGMGSYSDKGGLLPFLDKKSYDESVKIMEETVKAINKEAGPYKGFLYGQFMLCRDGPKLIEYNARFGDPEAMNVLSLLNSNFVDICEGIVNGNLKGAKFENKATVCKYIVPEGYPGNAVPNQVIDVDEAKINEAGAQVYYAAVNEKDGKVYSSSSRALGLVAIGESIEEAEKLCEDATKYVKGDVYHRRDVGTTDLVQKRVKHMEKIRK; encoded by the coding sequence ATGAAGATTCTTGTAGTAGGTACAGGGGCGAGGGAACACGCTATTTGTAAAGCAGTAGAAGGAAATGCAGAACTATATTCAGTTATGAGCAATAAAAATCCCGGGATAGCGCGAATATCTAAATATCAAATAGGGAGTGAAAATGACATTGAAGCTGTAAAGAAGTTTGCAACTCAAAATAAGATTGATATAGCTGTAATTGGGCCTGAAGCCCCTCTTGAAAAGGGTATTGTTGATGCTCTACAGGCAGAAGGCATAAGCTGTGTTGGGCCGACAATGGAAGCAGCTAAAATTGAAACAGATAAAGTTTTCATGAGAAACCTTTTTGAAAACTATAAAATACCTGGATCTTTAACCTACAGAGTTTTTGATAACTATGAAGATATCAGCGATTTCATCGATGAATTTGGGGAAGATATTGTTGTTAAACCTGTAGGGTTAACCGGTGGAAAAGGAGTTAAGATTGTTGGAGAACAATTAAAAGATCTAGAAGAAGCTAAAAACTACGCTAAAGAAGTAGTAGACACTAAAATGGGTGGATATGCCAGCGTAGTGCTCGAAGAACGTGCTATAGGCGAAGAATTTACAGTTCAGGCATTTGTAGATGGTAAGAACATAGCTCCAATGCCTGCAGCCCAGGACCACCCATATGCATTTGAAGGAGATGAAGGGCCTATAACTGGAGGAATGGGGTCTTATTCTGATAAAGGAGGATTACTCCCATTTTTAGATAAAAAAAGTTATGATGAATCTGTTAAAATAATGGAAGAAACAGTTAAGGCTATTAATAAAGAGGCTGGACCTTACAAAGGATTTTTATATGGACAGTTCATGCTGTGCAGGGACGGCCCGAAGCTCATAGAATACAATGCCCGATTTGGTGATCCAGAAGCCATGAACGTTCTATCTCTGCTTAATTCTAATTTTGTAGATATTTGTGAAGGTATCGTTAACGGGAATCTTAAAGGAGCTAAATTTGAAAATAAAGCTACTGTTTGTAAATACATCGTGCCAGAAGGATACCCTGGAAATGCAGTTCCAAACCAGGTAATCGACGTGGACGAAGCTAAAATTAACGAAGCCGGCGCCCAGGTTTATTACGCGGCTGTAAATGAGAAGGACGGAAAAGTTTACTCCTCTTCTTCAAGAGCCCTTGGCCTCGTTGCAATTGGTGAATCA